TACACTGATCGAGGTAAAAGATGACAAAGACGCTTGAAGAAATCTTAAACGCAATCAAAAAGCGTAAAAAGGTTTTACAAGAAAAATATAAAGTAAAGGAGATCGGTGTATTCGGCTCTTATGTCAGAGGGGAACAGACCGAAAAAAGCGATGTTGATATACTCGTTGATTTCTATGAATTGCCTGATGTTTTCGACCTGTTAAAATTAGAGCGGTCGCTTCGTGGAATCTTGAAATGCAGGGTTGATGTGGTGAGGAAACAGGCGATAAGAAGGGAACTGAGAGACCAAATCTTATCCGAGGCTATTAAAATATGAACCGTGATTACAAACTTTTTGTAAAAGACATACTGGATGCTATTGATAAGATAGATGAATTTATCGGGAAAATGGAATACGGGGAGTTCATAAAGGATGATAAAACAGCAACAGCGGTGGTCAAAAAGATAGAAATCATAGGCGAAGCCATAAAAAACATACCCAGAGATGTTCGGGCGAAATATAATTCCATACCATGGCGAGATATAGTGGGAATGAGAAACAAAATTACCCACAATTATTTCGGGATTGATTACGAGATTGTCTGGAAAGTGGTCAAGGAAAAACTGCCTGCATTGAAGATTCAGGTGGAGCAGGTATTGAAAGAGATGGATTAAAAAACATATTTTCCTGAAATATGATACTTAACGAGTAAGTATTAACATAATAAAATAATTCACACATAATTTTATGCATTCTGAACATGCTGAGGGTGTCTTTTTGACAGGATTTATCCTAAACACTTTTTTGAGGAGGGCAGAATAATTTATAACTCTATAATTATTAAATCCCCGGCGCGCCGATATGTTCCCGAAGCAGCAATATTCCCTTAGAGCCGAACTCCTCAAGCCCGCATCGATGGGATGGGCTTTTTTCTTGCGGACTTGAAGACGTGCAGCTTCCGGTCGAGGCGCGGCGGGAGGTGGCGGGGCGGGTCGGATGATGGAGTGGGCGGGGAGGTTGTGATGGCGATTGAAGTCGTGGATGTTACCGAAAGCGGATGCGAAGCCTGCAATATTCATAGCAAGCTATTATAGGGTAAAACACTATTCATAAAAGAACAGTGATTTAATTGAAAACAAGGAATCTCAAGAAAACTAGAACTGAATCACCTATTAAAGACATCCTTCAAGAGCTGAAGGAAGAGCTACGACACAGGTACGGAAGCAAGCTCAAAAGTATGATGCTATTTGGTTCTTATGCAAGGGGTGAGCAAAGAAGTGATTCCGATATAGATATTGCTATAATCCTTGAAGATTTCTCCCATGCCTGCGCCGAGATCGAGCGCACAGGAGATATTGTGTCCTCATTATCTCTGAAATTCGATACCCTCATATCTCTTGTTCCCATAAAGGAAAAAGACTGGCGTAAAAGAAAGACCGTTTTAATCTCAAATATTAAACGTGATGGAGTGGCGGTATGAATGAGGAAACCGAGGCACTTTTAAAGAAGGCTCTGGACAGCATTAAGGGGGCAAGGCTCCTGTTTGATGATGAATTGTACGGGTTTGCTGTTTCAAGAGCCTATTACGCCATGTTCTATCTGGTAAGCGCTGTCCTCCTGACAAAAGGCTTGAATTTTTCAAAACATCAGGCTGTGGTGGCTGCATTTGGGCAGCATTTCATCAAAACCGGGATATTCAAGCAGAAGTTTCATCAGTATCTTGTGGAGGCTTTTGAACAGAGGCAGATAGGGGATTATGAACCAATGGAAGAGATTACAAAGGAGACGGCGCAGAAAAATATTGACAGGGCTGAAGAATTTTTGGTTGCTGTGAGAGCGTATCTTGAAAAGACGAAATGACCGTGGAAAAATGGGAACAGCCAAATATTTTGATGTTATAAAATTAGCGTAAATGTACCATTTTAACAAATCTGCGTTCATCGGCGTCATGCCCGCCGTTATGCATAGACACGTATCTCCACGTATGGCGTAGCCATACGTGTGGGCGACGCCAACTGGCGCAACGGTTGACGTGGATGCGCCCTCCCGAGGCGCGACTCGGGGCGTTTATCTGCGGTTAATATAAGTCATTAATCACTGCGTTATCCCTGTCACCACGTCTTTCTTGAAATCAAATACTGTGGCGCACTTATCCTTATCGCAGATATCAAGCCGTGATGTAGCTTCTATAATACCGATATTTACTGCCGTATATCCCGCGCTTTCAAAAAGTCGAATCACTTCTGATTCATTTTCAGGTAAAGAAGTTACTATGAAGCCAGTGGCAGGATGAATCTTCAGCCATTGCGTAAAATCAAGATTTTTTGGCGAAGGTATCCTTTCAAGCTCAACCCTCGCGCCTTTTCCGCTTGTCTCAAGCAGCATGCCAAGCGTGCCTATCAAGCCCGGGTTGCTGATATCCTTCCCGGCGGTGAGAAGTTTCCTCTCCCCGAGCACCTGCATCACTTTGTATTTTTCACGCACAACCACGGGCTCTTTCATGGTAGTTGAATCAAAACTGTAGGGAGAATTCGGTCCCACTTTTCCTTCCATGTCGTAAGCTGCGATTATGGAATCGCCTGCGTTAGCGGTACCGCTTCTGATCTCGCATCCTTTCTTCACAGTTCCGATAATGGCGACCGAGAGCGAAGTATAGGGGGTGTCGGGATGAAGATGCCCTCCCACCATAGGAACGCCGAACTTGGCTATCCCGTCCCTTATGCCGCGAATAATCTCTTTGCATACGTTTTTATCATCCGAGGATAGCACATTGACCATTGCGACCGACCTTCCCCCCATGGCAGCGATGTCATTGACATTGACAAGGACAGAAGTATATCCCGCCCACCATGGGCTTGCATTCACGAGGCGACCCCATATTCCGTCTGCTGCGAACAGGATGTAATCCTCGCCGCCGATGTCAATTACTGCTGCATCGTCCCCGAAATCCACGACAGCATTTGAGTATTCGGAACGAACGCTCTCGAATATATTAATAAGGTCGGCGATGGGTTTTTTGCGGGTAACGCCTTCAAATTCACGGATTTCTTTTACTATTTTTGAAAGCTCCATGGTAACTCAGCATGCGGCGTGATAAATTATAGTTTTTGTGACGAGGGTTTTTCTATGGTTATTAATGACCTGAGAAACCTGTTATCGCACTCTTCTTGAACGTAGCAAACCTATCCTCAAGTATCGCTTCCCTCGCGCCCTTTACTATGGACTGGATAAAGGCCAGGTTGTGGATGGAGGCAAGCCTCAATGCAAGCAGTTCCGATTCCTTGAAAAGGTGATGCAGATACGCCCTTGTATAGTTCCTGCATGTATAACATACGCATTCCCCGTCAAGCGGCGCAAAATCAAGAGCGAATTTAGCTCTTGCAACGTCCACATTCCCCTTCGAGGTCATCAAAGTCCCGTGCCTTGCATTCCTCGTCGGGAAGGCGCTGTCGAAAATATCGATACCTGATTCTATTGCAGAAAAAAGTTCAAGAGGCGAGCCCACGCCCATGAGGTAGCGCGGCTTATCCTCAGGCACCAGTGGAAGGCTGTATTTCAATACCTCGTTCATTGTTTCCTTTGGCTCGCCGATTGAAAGCCCGCCAATTCCGTAGCCGTCGAACTCCATCTCGATAAGCGCCTCTGCACACTTCCTGCGAAGCTCTGCGAAGACGCCGCCCTGCAGTATTGCAAAAAAAAGCTGACCTTCATTTTTCTCTATGGTTTTCGATCTTTTCGCCCATTGTATCGTTCTCTCAACCGATGCCTCGACAGCGGAATACTCACTTCCATAGGCAGGGCATTCATCCAGTATCATGGCAACGTCGCTTCCCAGAATTTTCTGGTTTTCAATGCACATTTCAGGCGTATAGGAGTATTTCTTCCCATCACGCGGGTTTTTGTAGGTAATCCCCTCATCCGCGATCTTGAAGGGAAAATCCTTACGAATCATCTGGAAACCCCCGCTGTCCGTGAATATCACACGTTCCCAGTTCATGAATTCATGCAAACCCCCCGCTTTCTGGATTACCTCCATCCCTGGTGAAAGAAACAGATGAAAAGCATTGCTGATGAGCGCCTGTGTTCCCATATCATGCAGCTCTTCGGGCGTCAGCGTCTTCACGGTAGCTTTTGTGGCAACAGGCATGAATGCCGGGGTGTCCATGCTCCCGTGGTTTGTCGCCAGCCTGCCCGCTCTTGCACCTGTATTTTTATCTGTGTGAATTAATTCGTACATATCCATCCCGATTTAATTCACCGCAAAGGCGCTGAGGACGCAAAGATTAACGCCAGTTCAAATGAACTCAAACGTGTTCGTATCGAGTTCGTACCATTTCGTTGTTTACCTCTGCGTTCTTTGCGACTCTGCGGTGAGAAGTCATTACCGAAATGCTCTCTGGACATAAATATTACCTAAAAATCAGCATCGCATCGCCGAAGCTGTAAAACCTGTATGAATGTGATATGGCGCTACTATAAGCCTCCATCAGTTTTTCCCTGCCCGCAAATGCGCTCACAAGCATTAAAAGCGTGGATTTTGGGAGATGGAAGTTGGTTATTATCCCCTCGATTCCTGAGCGAAAACTGTAAGGCGGATAGATGAATAGCTGGCTGAATCCTTCCTTTGCGGCAATTTTCCCGTCCACGCACGAGCTTTCAAGCGCCTTTACAGTGGTTGTCCCTGCAGCAATCAGCTTTCCTTTCGTTTCATTGATTATGTCTGCGCTTTCGGCGCTGATGGAAAAATATTCTGGCTCCATTTTGTGAGCTTCAATGTCCTGGGTTTTAACAGGAGTGAATGTCCCGATGCCCACATGAAGAGTAATGTAAGCAATGTTGACCCCTTTGTTCATTATCTCATTCAATAAGTTATTTGTAAAATGAAGACCTGCTGTGGGCGCTGCTATCGAGCCTTTTTCCCTGGAATATACCGTCTGGTAGCGGTTCCTGTCCTCAAGCTTTTTCTTGATATACGGCGGAAGGGGCGCGTCCCCGATTTTTTCAAGAATATCGTTGAGGTTTCCGTTGCAGTTAAACTCAACCAGATATCTATTGGTGTACTCTTTCTTTCTGACTTCAAGGATTGTGGCTTCAAGTTCGCCGAAATAAAGTCTTGCGCCTTCATGGATATTCTTGCCCCTTATCAAACACTCGTACCCAGCATTGCTTTTCGAAACCACGAGCGCCTCGACTTTGCCTCCTGTAGCTTTTTTACCTGAGAGTTTTGCCGGAATAACTCCTGAATCGTTGAGCACAAGGGTATCCCCTTCTTCAAAATAACCTATGATATCAGAAAAACATCGATGCTCGATATTTTTTCCCAGTACCATCAATCTCGAGGAATCCCTGGGTTCTAAGGGGGACTGTGCAATCAGTTCTTTCGGAAGATAATAATCAAAATCGCAAAGTTTCATCTGTGCTTAGTCCGTATGCTGGCTTAAGTAATTTTTCTTACAACAATCTCGTCTTCGGGTTTTTTATCAAAGTATAGAGCGGCATTTCCCATGTTAATCGCAATCTCAAGGAATCCATGGCTTCCAATCAATGCCAGGGGTTCACCTTTTTTGCAAAATCCGTATGAGCTGTGGAAAGTGACATGCTTTTCCTCGAGTTCAAGAATATCGCCGGGTTGAAGCTCCACCAGATCTTTTGAAATATTGGTCACGATATTCCCGAATGAATCAACAAATATAATCCTGCCCGACAAGGAATTATCCTTTTTTATTCCATTTCCAAAATCAAGATTTACAAAATCAAAAATCTGCCTGCCAGCGTCGCTGATATTCAACCCTTTTGAGATACGGGCTGCAACCGGTGCAAAAATATCCCTTCCGTGGAAAGTGCTGGAAATATTTTTTCGGAATAGATTCCTGTTTGTGATCTCATACACCTCAAAATCCCCCAGACTTTTTGCAGCCGGAATCAGAAGACCGTTATCAGGGCCTATAAAATAATGCACTTTTCCATGCGATTCAGCCACGATTGCAAGGGCTCTGCGTTTTGTTCCAACCCCGGGGTCAACCACTGCGATATGCACCGTGCCTGAGGGGAAATATCCTGCAGTGGTCATTAGAATAAATGCACCTGCGCGGATGTCATGAGGCGGTACTGAATGGGATATGTCCATTATCCTGACTGTCGGGTTGATGCCAAGGATTACGCCTTTCATGGAGGCTGGATACACATCCCCGAAATCTGAAAGCAGCGTTATGACCATAGCCTTCAAGAAACATTTAATACACTGTTAAACTATAAAACCCGCTGCTAAACTATGGACTCGTGGGGTAGCCAGGATATCCTAGCGGGCTTCGAACCCGCGGACCCGCGTTCGAATCGCGGCGAGTCCGTTAACTTACTTGAAATAAAAAATAAAAGTTCCGGTTGAACCGGAACAGCGGTCTTATACCTGCCCAAAGAAATACCAGAGCAGAATCAGTATTATTATCAGGATTATTGCAATCCAGATATAAGGACTGGTGCCCTTCTTTTCTTCTATCTTGGGCTGCGGTTTCGGAGCCTCCACCCTTGGAGCAGGTCTTGGTTTTGGAGGTTCAGGTCTTGGCGCCGGTTCTGGTTCTTCAACCACTGGTTCTTCCTTTACCTTTCCTGATACGAAGGGGCTTTCCACGCCTGTCAAAACAGCCATCACCCGGACCTTTCCCGTCAAATTATTGTCCACTTTTGCGCCCCAGATAATCCTCTTGGTATTCGGCACCTTATCCATTATCATTTCGCCAGTGACCGCCACCTCTTCCAGTGTCAGGTCTTCGCCTCCCACGATATGGATAAGCACTCCATAGCTTGCGGATATATCAGTAACGTCAAGCAGCGGGGTACTGATTGCCTGTGCCACTGCTTTACTTACTCTCTCTGCCCCATCGCCTTCGCCTATACCGATGGATGAGATTCCACCGCGCTCCATAACAGCACGCAGATCGGCGTAGTCAAGGTTAACAAGGCTTGGCTGCGTTATGGTATCTGTCAGGTTCTTCACGAATGCCCCAACAAGCGCATTTGCAACATTAAGAGCTTCTTTTAATGGAAGGTTGCCTGCCACTTCCCTTAATTTTGAGTTATCAATTATTACCACCGAATCGCAGGATTGAGCGAGCAAATTAATTGCTTCTCTTGCCTTCTCCCTTCTTGCCATCTCGATAGTGAACGGGATGGTCACGCACCCGATTGTGAGAGCACCGAGCTCGCGTGTGAGTTCTGCAACCACAGGCATGGCGCCTGTTCCTGTTCCTCCCCCGAGTCCTGCCACCAAAAATACAAGATTTGAACCTTCAAGTTCTGCCCTCAATTCTACAATATTCTCCTTGGTCGCCTGGGCGCCCATTTCAGGGTAGCCACCGCATCCGTGCCCTTTGCACAGTTTTTCTCCAAGTAGTATCACTTTATCCGCTTTTTGAACATAAAGGTGATTCACATCAGTATTTGCGGCAATTATCCTGCCGCCCGTAATACCTTTCTCTGCTATCCATGTTGTTATATTACAACCTGCACCACCTAAGCCCACAATGGCAACGGATGGTTTCGCTGCTTTTGCAAATGCTTTTAAATCAGTAACCATGTTTTTATAGCCTCCTTCTGATGAAGCTACATTTAAATAGCTGTTTTACTATATATGCTTTTTCAGGTTTATGAAGGTTATAAAATTGGGTAACTATGATGCAAATGCGTATCTGGTGGATGGGATTATACTGGTGGATGCAGGAATGGACGGACTTGCTGTAATCTCCGAACTTGAAAAGCATATCCAGCCTGAGCAGCTTGAAACCATCATCCTGACTCACTGCCACTATGACCATTCAGGCGGGGCAGGAGTCGCCGCCGAAGTCACGGGTGCGAGAATTGCCATACATAAAGATGATGCAGCGCTTCTTAAAAACTCTCACGCAAGTGCGGCACAGTTATTCGGGGAAAAGGCACCGGGAATTTCGCCTGATATTCTCTTAAGAGGCGGTGAGATTTTCGATGAACTTCTGGTCATCCATACACCCGGGCATACACCGGGCAGCATCTGTCTTTACAATGCCGATTCAAAAACCCTTTTTTCAGGCGACACCGTATTCCCGGATGGAAGCTTCGGACGCACGGACCTATATGGCGGAAGCGCATCCCGCTTAATAGAATCAATAAAGAAACTCACCCTCCTGGATGTCAGCGTTATGTACCCGGGTCATGGGGATATGGTAAAAAATAACGCCAATGAACAGATCAAGATGTCATTGGTGATGGCAAGCCAGTATTCAGGTACATGAACTCCCTGAAGTTAACGTTACAATGTTTAAATTAAAATTTTGTTTTTGTGATACATTTATAACCCATCAATAAAACATAATACTGCTATGGTGGATATTGAATCAAATTCGGATAGTTCAGCAACCGGGATAGAAAACTATATCGAATTTATAAATATTCAATTAAAGAATCCAAATACACGGGATATTCCTATAAGCAACGGCACATTCACTGAGTTTTGGAATGAATATCCTATTTATAACTTCGAAATAAGCGTTGGAAGCGTAAAAAAATTAGAAAATCTACATGGAGACTATTGGATAGAAATAAGCGGTCAGAGAAAAGAATGTAACTTGGTGGATTTATCCGAGCGCCAAGTTTCTATTTGGATAAAAGAGAAAAATCTCGATACAAAAAATACTATCAGAAATGCTTCAATAAAAGTTGATTTGAGCTTTATTTTAAAACGTCAATTAGCTGCCTTAGAGCAATTACAGAAAAATCGCTATGAAACTGTTAGAAACTATCTATTTGCAGCCGAAGACATCCCAAATAGCTGCTATGCAAATTGTTCATTTGAGAATTGCGAACTCAATGAAGAACAAAAAGATGCAATTCGATTTGCTGTAGGTGTTAAGGATTTTTATCTGATATGGGGACCGCCTGGCACTGGTAAAACTACAGTAATACCTGAGGTGGTAATTAATTACAGTAGAAACTATCTGAAAGAGAAAAATAAAGAACCTCGCATACTTGTTTGTAGTTGGACTAATGCGGCTGTTGATACTGTAGCAAAAAGGCTTTTTGGAAAAATAGAGAAGATGGTTCGATATGGGGATACATCTTTGAGGAAAAAGGAATACAGAGATAAATACAAAAGTATTCTTTTTGAGGAGCAGGTTAAATCCAAAAAGATTGAATTAGAAGTAGAAATTAATAAAAAGTCCAGTATTCTTGAAAATGAAAAAACTTCTCTTGAAGCTGAAATTAAGCAAATTGAGATGCAATTTAAAAATTCCAAGGAAAAAAGAGAATTAATTTCCCAGAAAATTGGCAGCTTGGACAATGAAATAGCTGTATTAAAAAAGAAAAAGTTACAGGAAGAGCGAGTTTTCATTTCGTTATATAAAAGAATATTCCAACATTCAGATTGGATCAAAAAAAACACAGAACTGCAAAGCCAATTAGGTAAACTGTTGTCGCAAAAAAATGAATTATCTAAAGAAATAAAAAATATGGAGCAATCGACATCCAATCTTAAACTAAATATAACAAAGTGTCAAGAAAATCTGAAAATAACTAAGACCAGATTTAATAAACTACATGAAGATAAAAATGTGGCTTTTAAAAATATAGAAGCAAAAGTTCTCAATGAAAACCTCGCCATATTAACTACAAATATTCAAACTGCAAATAGTATATTTGAAAATATTAATTTTGATCTTGTTATAATGGACGAGGCTGGAGCTATAGATTTGCCAAGCGCAGCTATAGTATTAACTCGCTCAAGCAAAGTGGTCTTTTTAGGAGATCATAAGCAACTTCCTCCTATAATTCAAGAAAACTCTTCAGAAATAAAATCCTTCCTCAGAAAACATCCTAAAATTAAGCGCAGTATTTTTGAGATTCTTTATAAAAAATATTACAAAAAAGATTGCCTAATAATGCTGGAAAATCAGTACAGAATGAAAAAAAAGATAGCAGATTTCATAAGTAACCAATTTTATGATGGCAGAATTAAGAGTCCATCCGAAATTCATGGTATTCTAAAAAATACAAATGATGCTATTTTAAGCGCAGAAAATCCTGTTGTATTGTTTAAAAGAAATTTTAAAACAGAATTTGAAGGAAAATCTTCGTATAATATACCTGAGATAATATTTATAAAAAATATTATCAGCAAGTTTGAGCACGAATACGGAAAAGAGATAAGAAACAAGATTTCAATCGTTACCCCATATAGAGCACAACGTGAACATCTAACAGAAGAACTCCCAGATGTTGATTGCGGTACTGTACATACTTATCAAGGCCAAGAAAAGGAGATAGTCATATTCTCTACAGTAAAGTATAGAAAAGGGATAAACGGCTTCGGTCCACTTTTCGATGGTTCAAATGGCGATAATTTATTTAATGTTGCGATGTCCAGAGCTAAAGAGAAATTCATAATCATCGGTGGATATGCTCTTTTTAAAAATGTAAAAACCTATAATGAGTTGTATAAATATACAGAAAATTGCGGGTTAATAATTAAAGAACCCATAGATGGATACGACGGGGATACAATAAATAAATGTCCAATGTGCGGAGAAAGAACAAAACCTTCCAAAATTCGATGTTCTGACTGTGAGCAATTATACATCATGCAGACAATGCAAGAACAAATACCTCGTAGCAAAAAATGTGTGGATGGCGACCTTGTAAGATCAATCGGTGAAGTATTAATTGATAATTGGCTT
The nucleotide sequence above comes from Candidatus Methanoperedens sp.. Encoded proteins:
- a CDS encoding nucleotidyltransferase family protein, whose protein sequence is MTKTLEEILNAIKKRKKVLQEKYKVKEIGVFGSYVRGEQTEKSDVDILVDFYELPDVFDLLKLERSLRGILKCRVDVVRKQAIRRELRDQILSEAIKI
- a CDS encoding DUF86 domain-containing protein, yielding MNRDYKLFVKDILDAIDKIDEFIGKMEYGEFIKDDKTATAVVKKIEIIGEAIKNIPRDVRAKYNSIPWRDIVGMRNKITHNYFGIDYEIVWKVVKEKLPALKIQVEQVLKEMD
- a CDS encoding nucleotidyltransferase domain-containing protein; the encoded protein is MKTRNLKKTRTESPIKDILQELKEELRHRYGSKLKSMMLFGSYARGEQRSDSDIDIAIILEDFSHACAEIERTGDIVSSLSLKFDTLISLVPIKEKDWRKRKTVLISNIKRDGVAV
- a CDS encoding HEPN domain-containing protein encodes the protein MNEETEALLKKALDSIKGARLLFDDELYGFAVSRAYYAMFYLVSAVLLTKGLNFSKHQAVVAAFGQHFIKTGIFKQKFHQYLVEAFEQRQIGDYEPMEEITKETAQKNIDRAEEFLVAVRAYLEKTK
- a CDS encoding methanogenesis marker 2 protein; its protein translation is MELSKIVKEIREFEGVTRKKPIADLINIFESVRSEYSNAVVDFGDDAAVIDIGGEDYILFAADGIWGRLVNASPWWAGYTSVLVNVNDIAAMGGRSVAMVNVLSSDDKNVCKEIIRGIRDGIAKFGVPMVGGHLHPDTPYTSLSVAIIGTVKKGCEIRSGTANAGDSIIAAYDMEGKVGPNSPYSFDSTTMKEPVVVREKYKVMQVLGERKLLTAGKDISNPGLIGTLGMLLETSGKGARVELERIPSPKNLDFTQWLKIHPATGFIVTSLPENESEVIRLFESAGYTAVNIGIIEATSRLDICDKDKCATVFDFKKDVVTGITQ
- the tgt gene encoding tRNA guanosine(34) transglycosylase Tgt; the encoded protein is MYELIHTDKNTGARAGRLATNHGSMDTPAFMPVATKATVKTLTPEELHDMGTQALISNAFHLFLSPGMEVIQKAGGLHEFMNWERVIFTDSGGFQMIRKDFPFKIADEGITYKNPRDGKKYSYTPEMCIENQKILGSDVAMILDECPAYGSEYSAVEASVERTIQWAKRSKTIEKNEGQLFFAILQGGVFAELRRKCAEALIEMEFDGYGIGGLSIGEPKETMNEVLKYSLPLVPEDKPRYLMGVGSPLELFSAIESGIDIFDSAFPTRNARHGTLMTSKGNVDVARAKFALDFAPLDGECVCYTCRNYTRAYLHHLFKESELLALRLASIHNLAFIQSIVKGAREAILEDRFATFKKSAITGFSGH
- the queA gene encoding tRNA preQ1(34) S-adenosylmethionine ribosyltransferase-isomerase QueA, translated to MKLCDFDYYLPKELIAQSPLEPRDSSRLMVLGKNIEHRCFSDIIGYFEEGDTLVLNDSGVIPAKLSGKKATGGKVEALVVSKSNAGYECLIRGKNIHEGARLYFGELEATILEVRKKEYTNRYLVEFNCNGNLNDILEKIGDAPLPPYIKKKLEDRNRYQTVYSREKGSIAAPTAGLHFTNNLLNEIMNKGVNIAYITLHVGIGTFTPVKTQDIEAHKMEPEYFSISAESADIINETKGKLIAAGTTTVKALESSCVDGKIAAKEGFSQLFIYPPYSFRSGIEGIITNFHLPKSTLLMLVSAFAGREKLMEAYSSAISHSYRFYSFGDAMLIFR
- a CDS encoding S-adenosyl-l-methionine hydroxide adenosyltransferase family protein; protein product: MVITLLSDFGDVYPASMKGVILGINPTVRIMDISHSVPPHDIRAGAFILMTTAGYFPSGTVHIAVVDPGVGTKRRALAIVAESHGKVHYFIGPDNGLLIPAAKSLGDFEVYEITNRNLFRKNISSTFHGRDIFAPVAARISKGLNISDAGRQIFDFVNLDFGNGIKKDNSLSGRIIFVDSFGNIVTNISKDLVELQPGDILELEEKHVTFHSSYGFCKKGEPLALIGSHGFLEIAINMGNAALYFDKKPEDEIVVRKIT
- the ftsZ gene encoding cell division protein FtsZ; protein product: MVTDLKAFAKAAKPSVAIVGLGGAGCNITTWIAEKGITGGRIIAANTDVNHLYVQKADKVILLGEKLCKGHGCGGYPEMGAQATKENIVELRAELEGSNLVFLVAGLGGGTGTGAMPVVAELTRELGALTIGCVTIPFTIEMARREKAREAINLLAQSCDSVVIIDNSKLREVAGNLPLKEALNVANALVGAFVKNLTDTITQPSLVNLDYADLRAVMERGGISSIGIGEGDGAERVSKAVAQAISTPLLDVTDISASYGVLIHIVGGEDLTLEEVAVTGEMIMDKVPNTKRIIWGAKVDNNLTGKVRVMAVLTGVESPFVSGKVKEEPVVEEPEPAPRPEPPKPRPAPRVEAPKPQPKIEEKKGTSPYIWIAIILIIILILLWYFFGQV
- a CDS encoding MBL fold metallo-hydrolase; translation: MKVIKLGNYDANAYLVDGIILVDAGMDGLAVISELEKHIQPEQLETIILTHCHYDHSGGAGVAAEVTGARIAIHKDDAALLKNSHASAAQLFGEKAPGISPDILLRGGEIFDELLVIHTPGHTPGSICLYNADSKTLFSGDTVFPDGSFGRTDLYGGSASRLIESIKKLTLLDVSVMYPGHGDMVKNNANEQIKMSLVMASQYSGT
- a CDS encoding AAA domain-containing protein, which encodes MVDIESNSDSSATGIENYIEFINIQLKNPNTRDIPISNGTFTEFWNEYPIYNFEISVGSVKKLENLHGDYWIEISGQRKECNLVDLSERQVSIWIKEKNLDTKNTIRNASIKVDLSFILKRQLAALEQLQKNRYETVRNYLFAAEDIPNSCYANCSFENCELNEEQKDAIRFAVGVKDFYLIWGPPGTGKTTVIPEVVINYSRNYLKEKNKEPRILVCSWTNAAVDTVAKRLFGKIEKMVRYGDTSLRKKEYRDKYKSILFEEQVKSKKIELEVEINKKSSILENEKTSLEAEIKQIEMQFKNSKEKRELISQKIGSLDNEIAVLKKKKLQEERVFISLYKRIFQHSDWIKKNTELQSQLGKLLSQKNELSKEIKNMEQSTSNLKLNITKCQENLKITKTRFNKLHEDKNVAFKNIEAKVLNENLAILTTNIQTANSIFENINFDLVIMDEAGAIDLPSAAIVLTRSSKVVFLGDHKQLPPIIQENSSEIKSFLRKHPKIKRSIFEILYKKYYKKDCLIMLENQYRMKKKIADFISNQFYDGRIKSPSEIHGILKNTNDAILSAENPVVLFKRNFKTEFEGKSSYNIPEIIFIKNIISKFEHEYGKEIRNKISIVTPYRAQREHLTEELPDVDCGTVHTYQGQEKEIVIFSTVKYRKGINGFGPLFDGSNGDNLFNVAMSRAKEKFIIIGGYALFKNVKTYNELYKYTENCGLIIKEPIDGYDGDTINKCPMCGERTKPSKIRCSDCEQLYIMQTMQEQIPRSKKCVDGDLVRSIGEVLIDNWLHSNNIKHQVEQKVPILKLMYCDWYLPDYDTYIEFWGDIHTKSPEKRRVKERLYQENKLKLVGIEVIDTDNLDEILKYKLKLKNGS